Proteins encoded by one window of Cannabis sativa cultivar Pink pepper isolate KNU-18-1 chromosome 4, ASM2916894v1, whole genome shotgun sequence:
- the LOC115715149 gene encoding cytochrome P450 71B34 → MWLLLPIVLFLTLFFLVKNKIKANNENMPNLPPAPPKLPIIGNLHQLGSLPHISLWKISKTYGHVMGLHFGTVPAIVVSSAEAAKEVLKTNDLACCNRPPLAGSSKLSYNNVDMSFSPYGEHWRQMRRLCAIKLFSSKSVQSFEFIRDEEIDSLNDFLNRSSVSATPVNLSVKMSTLMASMTFRTAFGKRFSECGLDSDVFEDMVRRAMGVLRTFAASDLFPQFSWSWIIDRVTGVHAKFEKIFHEMDDFFRVVIDEHLNKTPEDEKEDIVDLLLSIETGQYDSGEIHFTRDCSKAILMDIFLAGVDTAALTVTWAMAELAKNPRVMKKVQDEIRSYCSKKTQVKITESDINQLDYLKMVVKETLRLHPAAPLLLPRECISQFKVGGYQVYPKTLIQVNVWAIGRDPNYWHNPEEFFPERFVDNPIDFKGQQFEYLPFGGGRRGCPGIVMALTMVERTLANLLCGFDWKLPDGMMETDIDMEEASGLTTFKKSPLKLVPVSYQWPLISDLQT, encoded by the exons ATGTGGCTTCTACTTCCTATAGTCCTGTTTCTAACTCTGTTTTTTCTTGTGAAAAACAAGATCAAAGCCAATAATGAAAACATGCCAAATCTTCCTCCGGCTCCTCCAAAACTTCCAATCATAGGTAACTTACACCAACTTGGTTCACTACCCCATATATCTCTATGGAAAATCTCAAAAACATATGGCCATGTTATGGGGCTTCATTTTGGGACAGTACCAGCTATTGTTGTCTCTTCAGCTGAAGCTGCAAAAGAGGTCTTGAAAACCAATGACTTGGCTTGTTGCAACAGACCACCTTTAGCTGGCTCTTCAAAACTTTCCTACAACAATGTTGACATGTCTTTCTCACCTTATGGTGAACATTGGAGACAGATGAGGAGATTATGTGCTATCAAGTTATTCAGCAGCAAGAGTGTTCAGTCATTTGAGTTCATCAGAGATGAGGAAATTGATTCTCTTAATGATTTTCTGAACCGATCTTCTGTTTCGGCTACTCCTGTTAATCTCAGTGTAAAGATGTCTACTCTTATGGCTAGCATGACTTTCAGGACAGCCTTTGGGAAGAGATTTAGTGAGTGTGGATTAGATAGTGATGTGTTTGAAGATATGGTTCGTAGGGCAATGGGTGTGTTGAGAACCTTTGCAGCCTCTGATCTGTTTCCCCAATTTAGTTGGAGTTGGATTATTGATAGAGTGACTGGTGTTCATGCAAAATTTGAGAAGATCTTTCATGAGATGGATGACTTTTTCAGGGTTGTGATTGATGAGcatctaaataaaactccagaAGATGAGAAGGAAGATATTGTTGATTTGTTGCTGAGCATAGAGACTGGTCAATATGACTCTGGTGAAATTCACTTCACTAGAGATTGTAGCAAGGCAATCCTCATG GATATATTCCTAGCAGGAGTGGACACAGCTGCACTAACAGTAACATGGGCAATGGCAGAGCTAGCTAAAAATCCAAGAGTGATGAAGAAAGTACAAGATGAAATCAGAAGTTATTGCTCCAAGAAAACCCAAGTCAAGATCACTGAAAGTGACATTAACCAACTTGATTATCTCAAAATGGTTGTGAAAGAGACTCTGAGGTTACACCCTGCAGCACCACTTTTACTCCCAAGAGAATGCATATCTCAATTCAAGGTTGGTGGCTATCAAGTTTATCCGAAAACACTCATCCAAGTTAATGTTTGGGCAATAGGAAGGGATCCTAATTACTGGCATAACCCAGAAGAGTTCTTCCCTGAAAGGTTTGTTGATAACCCCATTGATTTCAAAGGGCAACAATTTGAGTACTTGCCATTCGGAGGCGGTCGAAGAGGTTGTCCGGGAATTGTAATGGCACTAACTATGGTGGAACGCACACTAGCCAATCTGTTGTGTGGTTTTGACTGGAAATTGCCAGATGGAATGATGGAGACAGATATTGACATGGAAGAGGCTTCTGGTCTTACAACGTTTAAGAAATCTCCTCTTAAACTTGTTCCAGTTAGCTACCAATGGCCATTAATATCAGACCTTCAAACTTAG